GAATCATACGATTGAGCCAATTCATAGGCAGAGCCCATGCCGTAACTTGAAAAAATGTTGGAAATGCAAGCGGCGTCAGTTGAATACCTGTTACTAGAAATGATGGATATAGGATCAAGCTCATTCTGGCACCAACTCTAGATACGTTTTGAACAGAATAACCAAGCAACATTGCGAGCAAACATAATGCCATCGAATACAGCAATAAAGGAACGATAAAGATATACGGCGCCGCTTCGAATCGCATATGTCCCACTTGTTTTAACATCCCATAACTGAGCAGGGAAGAGCAGGTGCTTAATATCACATAAGGCAAGGCCCGAATCCATAGCTTGAAGGGAGAAGTCCCAGCTGACAAAAGTTTACCCTCTTGCCGAAGGCGGGGAACGATCGCGCCAGCCGCACCCGTCGTGAGCATCAGTATGATGATATTTACAAATCCAATCACCATGGTACCGATATAACTTGAATTTGGATTATATAACATGCGCTGCACTTGAGATAGCGGGGACACCAGAGCTTTTGCTGATTCGATGTCCATGCCGGTTTGAGCAAGACGTGATACAGCAAGCGTCATATTTTCGGTTGTTATTATTTCTTGAATTGCAGGCCGGATACCACTAAGGCTAGAAGGCATCGTATTGTCCATCCATATCCCGATACTTGAGGGCAGTCCCTTGTCTTTACGTTGCTCTAATCCGTCCGGCAAGAAAATGACTGCCACTGCCTTCTCGTTCGCCAGCAGCGTATCC
The window above is part of the Paenibacillus sp. 1781tsa1 genome. Proteins encoded here:
- a CDS encoding ABC transporter permease, which codes for MKSLADEWKHIRGSKWIVIIFAAPLIAAVFFGLMFSQNQLSETPVVVVDEDHSSYSRQLIEEFNASQYMKVTNVFPNRLSPDTLLANEKAVAVIFLPDGLEQRKDKGLPSSIGIWMDNTMPSSLSGIRPAIQEIITTENMTLAVSRLAQTGMDIESAKALVSPLSQVQRMLYNPNSSYIGTMVIGFVNIIILMLTTGAAGAIVPRLRQEGKLLSAGTSPFKLWIRALPYVILSTCSSLLSYGMLKQVGHMRFEAAPYIFIVPLLLYSMALCLLAMLLGYSVQNVSRVGARMSLILYPSFLVTGIQLTPLAFPTFFQVTAWALPMNWLNRMIRGMAFRHGELTFYSVELGACILIIGLASLGIGLFLRRESQVPTPTLEAKAV